A genomic segment from Punica granatum isolate Tunisia-2019 unplaced genomic scaffold, ASM765513v2 Contig00137, whole genome shotgun sequence encodes:
- the LOC116190097 gene encoding uncharacterized protein LOC116190097 produces the protein MSQEDSGGHEQSSGGPDQSTIIRAMQQQFERMNMVLNTINDRLERHDERIDQLRQAPNQQPRRNNNRQPAPTTDPFDGHEERSYDDEDDVSSIAAMRRARGARAETPWRGRGRRQERDTVDRNMGSIKLTIPPFQGKSDPDIYIEWERRVELVFDCHNYSEEKKVKLAAVTFTDYAIVWWDQLTVSRRRNGERPIDNWEGMKAVMRRRFVPSHYYRDLYLKLQNLKQGSKTVEEYHKEMEIAMIRANVEEDREATMARFISGLNREIANIVELHHYVELEELVHMAMKVERQLKKGGRSSSRFESSNSNSKWTSKFEGAGPKWTGSKQEEKAKGNKPATKPSSDSKERGNSSSQPQRNRDVKCFRCLGSGHYASQCPNKRAMIMLDNGEIASADEYESDTDSMPSLEDADDVEHAVSSQTLVVLRALHVQAKEDGDGLQRENIFYTRCHVKDRVCGLIIDGGSTVNVASKLMVEKLGLSTQKHPRPYRLQWLNESGELKVTKQVLISFSIGKYHDEVLCDVVPMIASHLLLGRPWQFDRRTTHDGYKNRYSFIKDGRSMTLAPLPPHQVFEEQLQIKRSSAESSKESKRVAEPKEKESKSERKEIREKSEKESEKKEKCESSALKRKEGKKLSFFTKERELESVSKDERPMILFLYKEAYLSNTFNLYLPSVVVSLLQEFDDVFLEGTPPGLPPIRGIEHQIDFIPGAPIPNRPAYRCNPEEAKELQKQVDELLTKGYVRESMSPCSVPVLLVPKKDGTWRMCVDCRAVNKITVKYRYPIPRLDDMLDELHGSTIFSKIDLKSGYHQIRMKEGDEWKTAYKTKSGLYEWLVMPFGLTNAPSTFMRLMNHVLRAYIGKFVVVYFDDILIYSKTEHDHMNHLRCVLEVLRHEKLYANLKKCEFFLESVVFLGFVVSSKGVEVDEEKVKAIREWPTPTTIAEVRSFHGLAGFYRRFVRNFSTIAAPLTEIIKKEVGFRWGKEQENAFNTLKEKLSSAPLLILPDFSKPFEIECDASGIGIGAVLMQEKRPIAYFSEKLNGAALNYSTYDKELYALVRALETWQHYLWSKEFIIHTDHESLKHLKGQSKLNRRHTRWIEFIEMFPYVIQYKKDSRTNPFEEGGNDRVEPVSEHEDKLHISTGPITRARAKKLEHALQNLWTNILEEACSSRDERVDSGLILVIKSAEPHQYTSGH, from the coding sequence ATGTCGCAAGAAGATAGCGGGGGACATGAGCAAAGTAGTGGAGGGCCCGATCAAAGCACAATTATTCGGGCTATGCAACAACAATTTGAGCGAATGAACATGGTGCTCAATACGATTAATGACCGGTTGGAGAGGCATGATGAGCGGATTGACCAGTTGCGACAAGCTCCCAATCAACAACCAAGGAGGAACAATAACCGACAACCAGCACCTACTACTGATCCATTTGATGGCCACGAGGAGAGATCctatgatgatgaggatgatgtATCTTCCATTGCCGCAATGAGACGAGCTCGAGGAGCAAGGGCTGAGACGCCATGGCGCGGACGTGGAAGGCGCCAAGAAAGAGACACCGTTGATCGTAATATGGGGTCCATCAAGCTGACCATTCCTCCATTCCAAGGCAAGAGCGATCCCGATATTTACATCGAATGGGAAAGGAGGGTTGAACTGGTTTTTGATTGTCACAACTACTCCGAGGAGAAGAAGGTGAAGCTTGCAGCTGTGACATTCACCGACTATGCCATagtttggtgggatcaattgacGGTGAGTAGACGCCGAAATGGAGAGCGACCTATTGACAATTGGGAGGGCATGAAAGCTGTCATGCGGAGGAGGTTTGTCCCATCCCATTACTACCGGGATTTATACTTGAAGCTGCAGAATCTTAAGCAAGGGTCTAAGACCGTGGAGGAGtaccacaaggagatggagattGCCATGATTCGCGCCAATGTTGAGGAGGATCGAGAGGCAACCATGGCTCGGTTCATTAGTGGacttaatcgggagattgccaataTTGTGGAGCTGCACCATTATGTGGAGCTTGAAGAATTGGTGCACATGGctatgaaggttgagaggcaacTCAAGAAGGGGGGACGATCGTCATCCAGGTTCGAATCCTCTAATTCGAATTCGAAGTGGACTTCCAAGTTTGAAGGGGCTGGACCTAAATGGACTGGTTcgaagcaagaggagaaggcCAAGGGAAACAAGCCCGCAACCAAGCCATCATCTGATTCTAAGGAGAGGGGTAACTCTTCTTCCCAACCTCAAAGAAACCGTGATGTAAAATGCTTTCGTTGTTTGGGTTCTGGTCATTATGCTTCTCAATGCCCGAACAAGAGAGCCATGATTATGTTAGATAACGGGGAGATTGCAAGTGCGGATGAGTATGAGAGTGACACTGACTCTATGCCATCACTTGAAGATGCCGATGATGTGGAGCATGCTGTATCGAGTCAAACTCTTGTTGTTTTGAGAGCTCTACATGTGCAagccaaagaagatggtgatggGCTACAAAGAGAGAACATTTTCTACACTCGATGCCACGTGAAGGATCGAGTATGTGGACTGATTATTGATGGGGGAAGCACTGTGAATGTGGCAAGCAAGCTGATGGTGGAGAAGCTTGGTTTGAGCACTCAAAAGCATCCAAGGCCATATAGACTTCAGTGGCTGAATGAGAGTGGTGAATTAAAGGTGACAAAACAAGTGTTAATCTCATTTTCTATTGGGAAGTACCATGATGAAgttttgtgtgatgtagtTCCTATGATAGCCAGCCATTTGTTACTCGGGaggccatggcaatttgatcgAAGAACTACACATGACGGGTACAAGAATCGGTATAGTTTCATCAAGGATGGTCGAAGCATGACACTTGCACCGCTGCCACCACATCAAGTGTTCGAAGAGCAACTCCAAATCAAAAGGTCCAGTGCTGAGAGTTCAAAAGAAAGTAAGAGAGTGGctgaaccaaaagaaaaagagagtaaaagtgagaggaaagaaattcgagagaaaagtgagaaagagagtgaaaagaaagaaaaatgtgagAGTTCagccttgaaaagaaaagaggggaaGAAATTGAGTTTCTtcacaaaagaaagagaattagAGAGTGTTAGTAAGGATGAAAGGCCAATGATATTGTTCTTGTACAAAGAGGCCTACTTATCTAATACTTTTAACCTATATTTGCCTAGTGTTGtggtttctcttttgcaggagtttgaTGATGTGTTTCTTGAGGGGACGCCACCGGGATTGCCACCAATCCGTGGGatcgaacatcaaattgatttcatTCCAGGAGCGCCCATTCCAAACCGGCCAGCATATCGGTGTAATCCCGAAGAAGCAAAAGAACTCCAAAAGCAAGTTGATGAGTTGCTGACCAAAGGCTATGTCCGAGAGAGCATGAGTCCATGCTCTGTGCCCGTGTTGCTTGTTCCCAAGAAAGATGGCACATGGAgaatgtgtgtggattgtcgAGCTGTGAATAagataacggtaaagtatcgctATCCTATCCCTCGattagatgatatgcttgatgaattgcatggttccactatattttctaagattgatttgaagagtggatACCATCAAATTCgcatgaaagaaggagatgagtggaaaacAGCATATAAAACCAAGAGTGGATTGTATGAGTGGTTAGTGATGCCATTTGGATTGACTAATGCACCCAGCACATTTATGCGCCTTATGAATCATGTCTTGCGTGCTTACATTGGAAAATTTGTtgttgtttactttgatgatattctGATTTATAGCAAAACTGAGCATGATCATATGAATCATTTGAGGTGTGTTCTTGAGGTGCTGAGGCATGAGAAGTTGTATGCTAACCTTAAGAAGTGTGAATTTTTCTTGGAAAgtgttgtttttcttggttttgtcGTAAGTTCCAAGGGTGTGGAAgtggatgaagagaaggtGAAAGCAATCCGGGAATGGCCTACACCCACTACCATTGCTGAGGTCCGAAGCTTCCATGGCCTTGCTGGGTtctatcgaagatttgtgcGCAATTTTAGCACCATAGCTGCTCCTTTGACCGAGATCATCAAGAAGGAAGTTGGCTTTAGATGGGGCAAAGAGCAAGAGAATGCATTCAATACCTTGAAAGAAAAGCTAAGTTCTGCTCCTTTACTGATTTTACCGGACTTTTCTAAaccttttgaaatcgaatgtgatgcttccggTATTGGTATAGGTGCCGTCCTTATGCAAGAGAAGAGGCctattgcttacttcagtgaGAAGCTCAACGGGGCTGCGTTGAACTACTCCACATACGACAAGGAACTCTATGCTTTGGTGAGGGCTTTGGAGACATGGCAGCATTACTTGTGgtccaaggagttcatcattcacaccgaccatgagtccttgaagcaTTTAAAGGGTCAAAGCAAGCTGAACCGAAGGCACACACGTTGGATCGAGTTCATCGAGATGTTTCCCTATGTGATCCAATACAAGAAAG